From one Dermacentor andersoni chromosome 1, qqDerAnde1_hic_scaffold, whole genome shotgun sequence genomic stretch:
- the LOC126548341 gene encoding neuropeptide Y receptor type 5-like, translated as MALPVMPLPTVSEALTKGANLSAALGHAATDPTLASGSWAPSEENSTAPSFRLNLTADDYPPMIALGFELQAFLIVLYSLTALLALGGNVMVIVVLVLGRRSSRELRLFLVNLALSDIAMAVFSIPFTYTDFMLGRWIFEPLFCPVVLFMQHVSVIVSVYTLTAIGIDR; from the coding sequence ATGGCCTTGCCAGTGATGCCGCTACCCACGGTGTCGGAAGCGCTGACAAAGGGCGCCAATCTTTCGGCAGCTCTGGGCCACGCAGCCACCGACCCTACGCTTGCCTCAGGTTCCTGGGCGCCGTCCGAAGAGAACTCGACAGCGCCGTCGTTCCGGCTTAATCTCACGGCTGACGATTATCCTCCCATGATTGCTCTGGGCTTCGAGCTCCAGGCGTTCCTCATCGTGCTGTACAGCTTGACCGCACTGCTCGCTCTCGGCGGCAACGTGATGGTCATCGTGGTGCTCGTGCTAGGCCGACGGTCGTCGCGCGAACTCAGACTGTTCTTGGTGAACCTGGCGCTGTCGGACATTGCCATGGCCGTGTTCTCCATCCCGTTCACCTACACCGACTTCATGCTGGGCCGCTGGATCTTCGAGCCGCTCTTCTGCCCCGTCGTGCTGTTCATGCAGCACGTGTCGGTCATAGTCTCAGTCTATACGCTTACCGCCATCGGCATCGACCGGTGA